TTATGCACAAATTAACAGGAAGGGGAGGCATCTATGCCACTCACCCAGTACATCACTAGTCTGAAACCAATCATGCACACTGTCAAGCTTGTTGGTGAGATGAGAAACCATTGGTTTTATTGGGTGGTAGCGGAAAAGGCCAAGCGCCTCATGGCATCAATTATCAGAGCACTACACGATCTCCATGAAGTTCATAGATGTCCTGTACAGTTTTGTGCATCAAACATTGTCGTGACATATTACGGGAGAGTGAAAATCAGAGTTGCATGTTTCAAGAAAACCGTTCCTATGTTGCGCAAAAACTATGAGGACGCTAGCAATATTATTATGGACACACTGTTTGCTGACTACAAGCTAACTATTATCCCCAAGGATGTAGATCATCTACTTTCATTGATGAAGTCTCCCATTGCAATAGGTATGAAGTATGTGATAGGGACGCACGCTTCTCTTATTCCTCTTGGGAACAGGTTTCAATTCTATATGGATATGTGCGACCATATTACATCTGTGGTGGACGCTGAACTTAGGTCAAATATTCATGGAGCTCTAGACGATCCCTATGGTGAGAACTGGTCAGTGTTGCTGAAATATAACATTTTGCTAGAGGAGTCATTCTACAGATCCGGGTCATCATACAATACCAAAAAAGGGGCCATTGAATTTCCGAGGTTTTATAGGAACACACTTGCACACAGAATGGATAAATGCAAGAAACCGTTGCAGAATGTTGGAGATTTCAGAACATTGATATACACTAAAGAGGATATTGAAATGATCTTATTGGTTACCTATCCGATGATCCTACCGAGAATGCAAGAAGAACTCCAGAATCATAAGCGACTGAAGGATTTGAATCTTCATAACCTGAACTTCAAGTAGCTCCAGCTTTTGTACTGTAAGTGTAACTGGTAACTGTGTGATGTTGTAATACACCAATAAACTTAGATTTTTCTAGGCTACAAAGGTTTGAAAGAATATCTTAAGTGAGTTGTTGTATTTATCATGCTTCATTCTGAATTTTTGAGTATATTGttttgggacaattgcattttttcCCCTAGTTGgctcctacccacgggttttgcccttacttttcgagcttgctcagttttgcccttactttttccgtcgtggtccctcgaatgccctttgaccgtttgacaaaaactttgaaaattcataactaattcatatgaactcagaaaaatgcaaataatatatgaaaatgttcagataaacattacctttatgtgcatatcatttgcatttagGACAAAAGCATCCTTTAAACGACCTGAGGTAATTAATggtattaacattattaaaaataaaaaggtataaacaatattttttttcatgaataaaaattacatgcaaatgtaggtgatgttttctgaacatccagatatcttatttgcatttttctgagtttgtatcatcttattatgaatgttctaacgacttggatcattatttggaaacttcataaaaAATGGATACGAACTCAGCAAAATGCAaaaaagatatcaggatgttcaggaaacatcacctacatttgcatgtaatttttattcatgaaaaaatattgtttatacctttttatttttaataatgttaataacattaattacctcaggtattttaaagggtgcttttgtcctaaatgcaaatgatatgcacataaaggtaatgtttatctgaacattttgatatcttatttgcatttttctgagttcatatgaattagttatgaattttcaaagttttggtcaaacggtcaaagggcattcgagggaccacgacggaaaaagtaagggcaaaactgagcaagctcgaaaagtaagggcaaaacccgtgggtaggaaccaactaggggcaaaaatgcaattgtccctattgTTTTATAATGATGATGTTTTTCGAGAATACGTGTGTGTGCCCTTGGCGTACCCAAGTGTCATTGGCGCACCTGGGCCTTCACATATGTCAAAAAACATCTGTTTTTTTTTGTTATATTGGTAACTTTTGCAGTCGCACAGTTTCACGATTTATTTTGAAAGTTTGCAACATGTGCACATAGCCGTGTTCTACATCGTTTATGCAACCATGGAGAATGGTGGCGTGTCAAGAGGAGGTTTGTGATCTAAGCGGGCcgtattttgcaaatatttcaTGAGGTGGTTATAAAATATATACTACATTACACAGACCACCTTTTTTCAAACTGTTATTACAAGGTCGCCGGGGGTGTTATCCCTCTTTTTTTAAACTACGAGGTTGAAAAGAACTTATGTTGTTTCTCTAATGGCTACTTCAATGCGGAAAGGGCCGATACGGGCGGGCAAGGCGAATGTGTCTATCTCAGTTGTTGTGCTCTCGATCAAGGTGTCTCTGTCTCAACTACCAATATTGTATGGCATTATCTGTAAGAGAATCCATTGACTTAGAAAGCCCGGGAATGGAAAGTATATAGCAAGTGCCGAATCGTCGACCCAGTCATGTAGTTTGACGTTCCACTATACACATTACTTTGTGAAGGCGTGTATTAGGCCTATGTAGGCTCCAATAGGCTCCAATTGGTGTCGGTTTTATTTCTGATACTTAATTCTGAATTTCtcagtgttgtgtaatgaagaaaGTGTTTTTGGACAACATGTGAGTATTCAAAAACTCGTAGGAGTACCCAGGTATCATTGGCGCACCAGGTCCTCCACACATGCATGCCAAAAAATATCTGAAAAAATGTTAAATTTAGATGTTTCTGCATTTTTTGCACTCGCTAAATTTCATGAAAAAACTTGCAAATTTGCGACATGTGTTAGTAGCTGTATTCAACGTGGAAACGCGGGCATGAAGATGTATCTAGTGAAGGCTATGATTCATAATTTTGCTAGTAAATTTTTTTTTTGAGATGGTCATAATATATACTATGCAGGCCACCTTTTTTTGACCTGCTATTACGTGGTTGAAAAGAACTTGTGCTATTCCTCTATTGGTTACGATCAATGTTGAAAGGGCCAGACGGGCAAGGAAATTGTTGTCCTCTCTATCTTTAAGAGAGCAAGGTGACTTTGTAATGCCCTAGAGATGGGTACCCATCATGGTTTTGGGTACCGGGCGGAAAATTCGGATACCGCTACCCCACGAGAAAATCCTGTACCGAGCAAAAAAATCAtactttttgaaaattttgaatttgaatggaGAAAATGTAGCCAAGTAACACGGAAACTCGTAATAAACAGTTGATTGTTGATAGCCCAATGGTTCTCATGTCCGTGTTGGCCTGCGTTATCTAGGTCATGGGTTCGATTATCGGTTTTGCACTTCTTTTTTGCCAAATTCTGAAGGTACAGTAAAAAAGAAAATGAGGCCAAGCGGGGAATCGAACTCCAAAACTCAGAAGGGAGGACTTGCCACTACGCTACCTTCTAGTTTCTATTACACATGAGCTTATCAGCTGAATGTAGCTGCAAAATTTTCAATTTAAAATTTGTTTGAAAATTTTAAACGGTATTCGCTCGGTATCCACCGTTACCGCGTTTCTAGCCGCCCCTCGGTAATTTTCTGAGATTCGGTAGCCAAAACCTTGGTACCCACATCATGGTCTAGTGCATgtttgtttgaaaattttgaacggTATTCGCTCGGTATCCACCGTTACCGCGTTTCTAGCCGCCCCTCGGTAATTTTCTGAGATTCGGTAGCCAAAACCTTGGTGCCCACATCATGGTCTAGTGCATGGCGGCGCGAGCTCTTTGGAGCTTCGTCCGCGAGGCACTCAGACCCGATTGGGACGACCCAGGTTGGTCGCAAATGCCGCTTATTTTGGCTTATCTTCATGGCGATGACGTGGACCTTACAGACGACTCACAATAAAATGTTGATTGAGCGGATATTTCCACGGCAGGCTTCTGACTCGTTCTTTAAATTTCTTGCCTTCTTGCAGCACCGGCACCCGCTTGCTAGGCAACGGATCGCGACCGCCTTGGGCTTATGCTGGATGAGCTTCTGGCTTCCGCGCGCCGTCTTCCCGCTTCATAGGGCTGCTTCATAGTTTACCACTAGGTTCTgattcttttctctttttcttgggcGTGATTGTGATGTGGCCCCAGCCATCTTATTTGCTATCGTGACTGGTACTTGGCTGTATAGAtgtttgctttatctataaagcgggcgAATGCCTAGTACGAGAGAGGTGTCTTTGTATGAACCGCCGTCCTCGTTTGACATACTCTATATGAAAATCATTGTCCTAAAAAATCCCACAATGACATACATAAGAAATAACCGGCTAAAAAATGTACTTAATATCAACTAAAAAAATATGGCAATGACAAGTATAAAAAATCCGGCTACAAAATACTTATTAGCAAGTGTAGAACCCCCGATCCAATCCCACGGTTGGAAGATGAATTTTGAGGGGTTGGTGCCGTCAACAACTATAAACTTTGATTTAGGTTCAATAACGCGATTACGGTCTTGCATTTGGGTTGGTCATGCGGTGACGTATGTAAGGCATTTCATGAATGTGTGTATTAGGTGGGACTGTAAAGGTTCCCGGTTGCTGCCAGTTGTGTTTCTCAgactttattttaaatttctgAGTATACTGGTGTATAATGAAGAAACTCATAGGAATACCCAGATGTCATTGATGCACCTGGTCCTCCACACATGTATGTAAAAAAATATCTGAAAAAAAACAGGTTACATGTTGATTTTCTGTATTTTTTGCACTCACAAATTTAATCTGTGTTTTCTGAAAAAACAGGTTAAAGAAAATTGTAAGTTTACAATCTGTGTTCATATTAGTGTTCAATGAGAAATGTGATCATCGGTAGAATGGTAAAGTGTTGAAAGGGGGCTATGATCCATAATTTTTCCAGTATTTCATGAGGTTGTCATAAGTATATACTACACATGCCACCTATTTTCCAACCATTATTATGAGTTGGAAAGAACTTGTCTTGTTTCTCCGTTGGTTGCGTCAATGAGGAAAGGACGAACTTG
This DNA window, taken from Triticum aestivum cultivar Chinese Spring chromosome 1D, IWGSC CS RefSeq v2.1, whole genome shotgun sequence, encodes the following:
- the LOC123166249 gene encoding uncharacterized protein — its product is MSLHIRTRLAAADERVTTIKIPPYEIRTKIFFMIYNMSTDNIEAKGFEFYEVLMEQYYPWFAQYMVMQRVCIDPNFHDICLMFLHKVNSPVLDMEIRKATYANCKILLRSDIIKSCSGERTLLKNIGSWFGKSAIQWNQDPSTYVDGLIPLIVKAYQKGLMLAVVQFISKILEPCQPIISVGTMEILSLLAEIYTKPDLQLSLEYNIEVLFRDFGVDAKHTKTNYLLKDVKHEVAGNQDFAVKDVVHVPTCLCPVFLDQEGEASMPLTQYITSLKPIMHTVKLVGEMRNHWFYWVVAEKAKRLMASIIRALHDLHEVHRCPVQFCASNIVVTYYGRVKIRVACFKKTVPMLRKNYEDASNIIMDTLFADYKLTIIPKDVDHLLSLMKSPIAIGMKYVIGTHASLIPLGNRFQFYMDMCDHITSVVDAELRSNIHGALDDPYGENWSVLLKYNILLEESFYRSGSSYNTKKGAIEFPRFYRNTLAHRMDKCKKPLQNVGDFRTLIYTKEDIEMILLVTYPMILPRMQEELQNHKRLKDLNLHNLNFK